A single genomic interval of Oryza sativa Japonica Group chromosome 7, ASM3414082v1 harbors:
- the LOC4342346 gene encoding probable UDP-3-O-acylglucosamine N-acyltransferase 2, mitochondrial produces MAAALRRTAAPMAAAAVFRLSAPPRHAARLARFLGGASAASSDAAVASGEFVPWHNGGGVLHRAASVDPTAVVEAGAVVHSGAVLGKDVVVGSGAVVGPSVSIGQSTRIWYNVVLSNCSVGEFCTLHNGACIGQDGFGFFVGDDGQVKKKLQMLHVKIGNHVEIGANTCIDRGSWRDTVIGDETKIDNLVQIGHNVVIGKCCMICGQAGIAGSATLGDYVTLGGRVAIRDHVSIASKVRLAANSSVTKDIQKPGDYGGFPAVPINEWRRQTANLRIFSKKDGGRR; encoded by the exons ATGGCGGCCGCTCTGCGCAGAACCGCGGctcccatggcggcggcggcggtgttccggcTCTCCGCACCAccgcgccacgccgctcgcCTCGCGCGGTTCCTCGGCGGCGCCTCCGCTGCTTCCTCCG ATGCGGCGGTTGCTTCGGGGGAGTTCGTCCCGTGGCACAACGGCGGGGGCGTCTTGCACAGGGCCGCGTCCGTTGACCCCACCGCGGTGGTGGaggccggcgccgtcgtgcACTCCGGCGCCGTTCTTGGCAAGGATGTCGTCGTCGGCTCGGGAGCCGTGGTCGGGCCCTCCGTGTCCATCGGTCAGTCAACCAGGATCTG GTACAATGTTGTTTTGAGCAATTGTTCGGTGGGCGAGTTCTGCACTCTCCACAATGGCGCCTGCATTGGTCAAGATG GTTTTGGTTTCTTTGTGGGGGATGATGGACAGGTTAAGAAGAAACTGCAG ATGTTGCATGTAAAAATTGGAAATCATGTGGAGATAGGTGCAAATACATGTATTGACAGAGGGAG TTGGAGAGATACAGTAATTGGAGATGAAACCAAAATTGACAATCTTGTTCAG ATTGGTCACAATGTAGTAATTGGAAAGTGTTGCATGATTTGTGGACAAGCAGGAATTGCTGGTTCTGCAAC ATTGGGGGACTATGTAACCTTGGGTGGTAGGGTGGCAATTCGGGATCACGTCTCCATTGCTTCAAAG GTTCGGCTTGCAGCAAATAGTTCGGTGACAAAGGATATTCAGAAACCCGGTGACTATGGCGGGTTTCCAGCA GTCCCTATAAATGAATGGCGCCGGCAGACTGCAAACTTGCGCATATTTTCGAAGAAAGATGGTGGTAGAAGATAG